A single Trypanosoma brucei gambiense DAL972 chromosome 9, complete sequence DNA region contains:
- a CDS encoding T. brucei spp.-specific protein: MSPFEQQRPRSQKCGTARTSSNKGTNSQPSPALLASRPLANVIQHHLQQNLSRTPRPNVMETRVTPPFSVESTPGGRDVGSRRTDMRVHTGHAAVDSSSLAAAYAPYSGATLTSTLWENNARDETLGSPLHTSRMRDPTRHCSEDEESRGNLDIMRVGYLGTCAHVAAELPNIHRNPDQPTAFVGKNAPVVTERNDLSVSGYSRSDSVVKKSPTKNKKTDKTPPKKDSTRIWWGFDSYRFGSESGCGSPEVVRQCLPNLTGVGSQASKEAPGPQTTVAPSNTTPAVELPNALRTTTANSTRTSKKVKYAPADQPSVDDRSVEEVQTSVNKRRTSLQRSKKTKSGSSQLEEDAAFLAPVAQTPSLNVKRLPSAKEKRKDVSSANPRMPPCTALHSSAFDETSQMLQHCGNSTTSSGRKKNIEENDIKTHGLDVLRMSTSVSGDFLSLCGSRSNSAVRQLFMLLNGEGDHESNDLSRTNSANGARKR, encoded by the coding sequence ATGTCTCCTTTTGAGCAACAGCGACCACGCAGTCAGAAGTGTGGAACAGCCCGCACATCGAGCAACAAGGGAACGAACAGTCAACCATCCCCAGCGTTGTTGGCTTCAAGACCCCTAGCCAATGTCATACAACACCATTTGCAGCAGAATTTGTCACGCACACCACGACCGAATGTCATGGAAACAAGGGTTACGCCGCCCTTCTCAGTGGAGTCGACTCCTGGCGGTAGGGATGTTGGATCTCGTCGCACAGATATGCGCGTCCATACGGGTCACGCAGCTGTTGACTCGAGTTCATTAGCGGCAGCATATGCCCCCTATTCGGGCGCAACATTGACATCAACCctatgggaaaataatgccCGCGATGAGACACTGGGGTCGCCTCTGCACACTTCTCGCATGCGGGATCCGACGCGTCATTGCAGTGAAGACGAGGAGAGCCGTGGAAATCTTGATATCATGCGTGTGGGGTATTTGGGCACTTGTGCACACGTAGCGGCAGAGTTGCCGAACATCCACCGCAATCCCGATCAACCCACCGCGTTTGTGGGAAAGAACGCCCCGGTAGTGACAGAGCGGAACGACCTGTCGGTGAGTGGATACTCAAGGAGTGATTCGGTAGTCAAAAAGAGCCCaacgaagaacaaaaaaacagacaaaacacCACCGAAGAAAGATTCCACACGTATTTGGTGGGGTTTTGATAGCTACCGCTTTGGGAGTGAAAGTGGATGCGGATCCCCGGAAGTGGTTCGGCAATGCCTTCCTAATCTCACGGGAGTAGGAAGTCAAGCATCAAAAGAGGCTCCCGGACCTCAAACCACCGTGGCACCATCCAACACCACTCCTGCAGTGGAGCTGCCCAATGCATTGCGAaccaccaccgccaacaGTACGCGAACCTCAAAGAAGGTGAAGTATGCGCCCGCTGATCAACCATCCGTTGACGACCGAAGTGTCGAGGAGGTGCAGACGAGCGTTAACAAACGCCGCACTTCCCTTCAGcgtagcaaaaaaacaaaaagtggtTCCTCTCAGTTGGAGGAGGACGCAGCATTTCTAGCGCCCGTGGCTCAAACGCCCTCCTTAAATGTAAAAAGATTACCGAGtgcgaaagagaaaaggaaagatgtgTCATCAGCTAACCCTCGAATGCCCCCGTGCACGGCGTTGCACTCAAGTGCGTTCGATGAAACTAGTCAAATGTTACAACACTGCGGCAATTCCACTACATCAAGTGGGCGCAAGAAAAATATTGAGGAAAACGACATCAAAACGCATGGATTGGATGTACTGCGCATGTCCACAAGCGTATCCGGAGATTTTCTTTCGTTGTGTGGTAGTCGCTCCAATAGCGCGGTAAGGCAATTGTTTATGTTGCTCAATGGAGAAGGGGACCACGAATCGAACGATCTTTCAAGGACAAATTCAGCGAACGGGGCTCGGAAGAGATGA